Proteins encoded within one genomic window of Candidatus Hydrogenedentota bacterium:
- a CDS encoding class I SAM-dependent methyltransferase encodes MPDNQKNRMASFDLHESILAGSSVLKSPVASSPYDDWALYYDVIHEGLPGDVAFYVNMALANGGKALELGTGTGRIAIPMAMAGIEVVGLDNSPAMLALCREKASIVEPFAKPFRLIVADMAAFDLGETFPFIAIPYRGFMHLLTREEQRGCLDAVRRHLAPDGIFALDTWAAQPKQVAFLARETAKGKPRLVGRYKTDDARVTVVHRRHAVLDEARQWLFEEHLIEERDQCGRILHASKLGMTRVYFSVDQLQAIMRECGFQTIRIHGDFAGAPFNPKSREIVMILRKSRN; translated from the coding sequence ATGCCGGACAATCAAAAGAATCGTATGGCGTCCTTCGATTTGCATGAGTCCATTTTGGCCGGCTCTTCAGTTCTCAAGTCCCCTGTCGCTTCCTCGCCCTATGACGATTGGGCGCTTTATTACGATGTCATCCACGAAGGATTGCCGGGCGACGTGGCATTCTATGTCAACATGGCGCTGGCGAACGGGGGAAAAGCGCTTGAACTTGGAACAGGAACCGGCCGCATCGCCATCCCGATGGCCATGGCCGGTATCGAAGTGGTCGGTTTGGACAATTCACCCGCCATGCTGGCGCTTTGCCGTGAAAAAGCCTCGATAGTGGAACCGTTTGCCAAGCCATTCCGCCTGATTGTGGCCGACATGGCCGCATTCGACCTGGGTGAAACATTTCCATTCATTGCAATCCCGTACCGCGGATTCATGCACCTGCTGACCCGTGAAGAACAACGCGGCTGCCTGGACGCCGTCCGCCGCCACCTTGCGCCCGACGGCATCTTTGCGCTGGATACATGGGCCGCGCAACCGAAGCAGGTTGCGTTTCTGGCGCGGGAAACCGCCAAGGGAAAACCCCGCTTGGTCGGACGCTACAAAACAGACGATGCCCGCGTAACGGTGGTTCATCGGCGCCACGCGGTATTGGACGAAGCCCGCCAATGGTTGTTTGAAGAACACCTGATTGAAGAGCGCGATCAGTGCGGACGCATCCTGCATGCCTCGAAATTGGGCATGACAAGGGTCTATTTCTCCGTGGATCAACTGCAGGCAATCATGCGCGAATGCGGTTTTCAAACAATTCGGATCCACGGCGATTTCGCCGGTGCTCCCTTCAACCCGAAAAGCAGGGAGATAGTCATGATCCTTCGCAAGTCACGAAACTGA
- a CDS encoding acetylxylan esterase, translating into MGIVGAFLMIAAGAGLDVLPQDPAPGLMMRTYLNGLASAALAERSKARDALVEPAAIEAYQQSLRAYFLEQLGPLPERTPLNAHVVGQGEGDGYRYEKVLFESRPNFHVTAVLFLPKKQGPFPGVLVPCGHSANGKAYESYQRACILLARNGLAAFIYDPIGQGERLQFPEKDGKTSPGSTTEHMLTGVGCILLGANTAAYRIWDGMRALDYLTSRPDIDPARIGCTGNSGGGTLTSYLMALDPRIVCAAPGCYLTSFARLLEEAGPQDAEQNIFGQIAHGMDHADYIMMRAPKPTLMLTATEDFFDIRGAWDSYRDAKRLYTKLGFPERVDLVEANEKHGFTKPLRTAMVRWMRRWLLGVDDAITEPDFPVLPDEAMWCTPKGQVLLLAGERSVTDLNIERGRQLAKERRALWKTSDKAALIEKIRLIAGIRPLAELPEPQIEIVAQAAPPAEPQKLILHPEPGIGLPALLFAPEAPARDAYLYVHGEGKQVDAVADGPIMRLVRAGHAVMAVDLRGIGETLSPVDNKDWAVRFATGWQDFFRAYLLGKSYVGMRTEDILVCARHLVNMNGRKRPVHLVAIGETGPAALHAAAMEPILFASLRLERSIRSWSDVVRNPEAKGQLMNAVHGALRIYDLPDLMRLIAPVTVAVKDPLDFH; encoded by the coding sequence ATGGGTATCGTGGGAGCGTTTTTGATGATTGCGGCCGGGGCGGGGCTGGATGTGCTGCCGCAGGATCCCGCGCCGGGATTGATGATGCGGACGTATCTGAACGGACTGGCGTCGGCGGCCTTGGCGGAACGCTCAAAGGCGCGCGACGCGCTTGTTGAACCGGCGGCGATCGAGGCGTATCAACAATCGCTGAGGGCCTATTTTCTCGAACAATTGGGGCCGTTGCCAGAACGCACGCCGCTGAATGCACATGTTGTCGGACAGGGCGAAGGCGACGGGTATCGTTACGAGAAGGTGCTGTTTGAAAGCCGTCCGAACTTCCATGTTACCGCTGTCCTGTTCTTGCCAAAGAAACAAGGCCCGTTTCCCGGCGTGCTCGTTCCGTGCGGTCACAGCGCCAACGGAAAAGCATACGAATCGTACCAGCGCGCCTGTATCCTGCTTGCGCGAAACGGACTCGCCGCGTTCATTTACGACCCGATAGGGCAGGGCGAACGCTTGCAGTTTCCGGAAAAGGACGGCAAAACCTCGCCCGGCTCGACGACGGAACACATGCTCACGGGCGTGGGTTGCATTCTGCTCGGCGCCAACACGGCCGCGTACCGCATCTGGGACGGCATGCGCGCGCTGGATTATTTGACATCACGCCCGGATATCGATCCTGCCCGGATCGGCTGCACGGGCAATTCCGGCGGCGGCACGCTGACCAGTTATCTCATGGCGCTCGATCCGCGGATTGTCTGCGCCGCGCCGGGTTGCTATCTCACGTCGTTTGCGCGGCTGCTTGAAGAGGCCGGCCCGCAGGATGCCGAGCAAAACATCTTCGGCCAGATTGCGCACGGAATGGATCATGCCGATTACATCATGATGCGGGCGCCGAAACCGACGTTGATGCTCACGGCCACGGAAGATTTCTTCGACATCCGGGGCGCGTGGGACTCGTATCGCGACGCCAAACGCCTCTACACGAAACTGGGTTTTCCGGAACGCGTGGACCTCGTCGAGGCGAACGAGAAACATGGATTCACGAAACCGCTGCGCACCGCCATGGTGCGATGGATGCGGCGTTGGCTGCTTGGCGTGGACGATGCGATTACCGAACCGGATTTCCCCGTATTGCCGGACGAGGCGATGTGGTGCACGCCCAAGGGCCAAGTCCTGTTGCTCGCCGGGGAACGATCCGTCACCGATCTGAACATCGAACGCGGCCGACAACTCGCGAAAGAGCGCAGGGCATTGTGGAAAACGAGCGACAAGGCCGCCCTGATCGAAAAAATCCGGCTCATCGCCGGCATTCGTCCCCTGGCGGAATTACCGGAACCGCAAATCGAAATTGTGGCACAGGCGGCCCCGCCCGCCGAACCGCAAAAACTCATCCTGCATCCCGAACCGGGTATCGGCCTTCCCGCGTTGCTGTTTGCACCGGAAGCGCCGGCGAGGGATGCGTATCTGTATGTGCACGGGGAAGGCAAGCAGGTTGATGCGGTTGCCGACGGCCCTATCATGAGGCTTGTCCGCGCCGGCCATGCCGTCATGGCGGTTGATTTGCGCGGGATCGGCGAGACCTTGTCGCCGGTGGACAATAAAGACTGGGCCGTCCGTTTCGCCACCGGCTGGCAGGACTTTTTCCGCGCCTATCTGCTGGGCAAGTCGTATGTGGGCATGAGAACGGAAGACATTCTCGTGTGCGCGCGCCATCTCGTAAACATGAATGGGCGGAAACGGCCCGTGCACCTTGTCGCGATCGGCGAAACGGGTCCCGCGGCCCTCCATGCGGCGGCCATGGAACCTATCCTGTTTGCTTCTCTTCGCCTGGAACGATCCATCCGAAGTTGGAGCGATGTTGTTCGAAATCCGGAGGCCAAGGGCCAACTCATGAATGCCGTGCACGGCGCCTTGCGCATATATGATTTGCCCGATTTGATGCGGCTCATCGCCCCTGTCACAGTTGCCGTGAAGGATCCGCTGGATTTCCACTAA
- a CDS encoding ISL3 family transposase, translating to MAGGRASVSRELAPSVCIGPVRGDWGLKNRDLSGVTALGVDEIQFGHGHQYLTVVYRLCGEVRRLLYVGKGRDLESLSSFFEEMGPLWCAGIAHVCSDMWRAYLHAIKKYFPEAVHILDRFHIVKLLNEAVDQVRRQEAARLRRAGADLLKGLKYVFLKRPENLTVDQHATLQGLLNKRWLCSVQAYLWKEKFDLFWQYESPYWARRYLWKWCKGAMRSRLTPIKRFVGVIRAHEELIMNWFKAKKQFSGGAVEGMNRKVDLITRKAYGHRKFEVLQVAPFHALGHLPEPEMTHEF from the coding sequence GTGGCAGGAGGTCGCGCGTCGGTTTCGCGTGAATTGGCGCCAAGTGTATGCATCGGTCCGGTACGTGGTGATTGGGGTTTGAAAAATCGGGACCTCTCGGGGGTGACGGCGTTGGGGGTGGACGAGATCCAGTTTGGGCATGGCCATCAGTATTTGACGGTGGTCTACCGGCTTTGCGGGGAGGTCCGGCGCCTGTTGTACGTGGGGAAGGGCCGTGACCTTGAGTCGCTGTCGTCCTTCTTTGAAGAAATGGGGCCATTGTGGTGCGCGGGAATCGCACACGTGTGCTCGGATATGTGGCGGGCCTATTTGCACGCGATCAAGAAGTATTTTCCGGAGGCGGTCCATATTCTCGACCGTTTTCACATCGTGAAGCTGCTGAATGAGGCCGTGGATCAGGTTCGAAGACAGGAGGCTGCGCGCCTGCGGCGGGCAGGGGCGGATTTACTGAAAGGGCTGAAATACGTGTTCCTGAAACGGCCGGAGAACCTGACGGTGGACCAGCACGCGACGCTGCAGGGGTTGTTGAACAAACGCTGGCTGTGCTCGGTCCAGGCATACCTGTGGAAAGAGAAGTTTGACCTGTTTTGGCAGTACGAGAGTCCGTACTGGGCGCGGCGTTACTTGTGGAAATGGTGCAAAGGCGCAATGCGCAGTCGGCTAACGCCCATCAAGAGATTCGTCGGCGTCATTCGGGCTCATGAAGAACTGATTATGAATTGGTTCAAGGCCAAAAAGCAGTTTTCAGGCGGCGCTGTGGAAGGCATGAACCGCAAAGTTGATTTGATCACCAGAAAAGCATACGGGCATCGAAAGTTCGAGGTGCTCCAAGTCGCGCCATTCCATGCGCTTGGACACCTGCCCGAACCGGAGATGACCCATGAATTTTAA
- a CDS encoding amidohydrolase family protein, whose protein sequence is MSNDTGTAKKRRISRRKWLAICGGGLAMGVAGAALVPRKKPDLPLSIGKLQAGAEAPATCRNDWWTDLDDLGIRHMSQFDRLPWFEKDDSGQFRLRADAGVDAIIDTHSHVGWAFGLAKSVDMTRTCKVEYFYDFEREQDLLCTQIHPTPDEAARMRNDDLAVFLKTPHINRTQTAANLAAEMDRMNFRSAVLLPIAVPFHERHARDTFDASSMDKRFIALGAVYPKPWGPRKIAEIERQVKIHGIKGIKYHPVFQLLAPDDPDMMRLFEWCEAHGLLVYAHTGYTGREPRFMKEKSEPRRFEKPLEAFPNLRMVFAHTGVRRVDEALSVARKFDDRVWLDISGQAAPAIAYILRRYDTAKIMFGSDWPFYPLSVMVARSLVATESCPSLRERFFSGNAKALLGLA, encoded by the coding sequence ATGAGTAACGATACAGGGACTGCGAAAAAACGCCGCATTTCAAGGCGAAAATGGCTGGCGATTTGCGGGGGCGGGTTGGCGATGGGCGTGGCGGGCGCCGCGCTTGTTCCACGCAAGAAACCGGATTTGCCACTCAGCATCGGCAAGTTGCAGGCCGGCGCGGAAGCGCCTGCCACCTGCCGCAACGACTGGTGGACCGATCTCGACGATTTGGGCATACGGCACATGTCGCAATTCGATCGGCTTCCCTGGTTTGAAAAGGACGATTCCGGCCAATTTCGCCTGAGAGCGGACGCGGGCGTGGATGCGATTATTGACACGCACTCGCATGTGGGATGGGCATTCGGCCTTGCCAAATCCGTGGATATGACGCGTACCTGCAAGGTCGAATATTTCTATGATTTCGAGCGGGAACAGGATCTGCTTTGTACACAAATTCATCCCACACCCGATGAGGCGGCCCGCATGCGGAACGACGATCTGGCCGTTTTTTTGAAGACTCCCCATATCAACCGCACGCAAACGGCCGCCAATCTCGCCGCCGAAATGGACCGCATGAACTTTCGTAGCGCCGTGCTGCTGCCGATAGCCGTCCCGTTTCATGAGCGCCATGCACGGGACACATTCGACGCCAGTTCGATGGACAAGCGGTTCATTGCGCTGGGCGCGGTCTATCCGAAACCGTGGGGTCCGCGAAAGATTGCGGAAATCGAGCGTCAAGTCAAAATCCACGGCATCAAGGGCATCAAATATCACCCCGTTTTTCAATTGCTGGCGCCCGACGATCCGGACATGATGAGACTATTCGAATGGTGTGAAGCGCATGGCCTTCTCGTGTACGCGCATACCGGCTATACAGGCCGGGAACCCCGTTTCATGAAGGAAAAATCCGAGCCGCGGCGTTTCGAGAAACCGCTTGAGGCCTTTCCCAATTTGCGCATGGTGTTTGCGCACACGGGCGTGCGCCGCGTGGACGAGGCCCTGTCGGTGGCCCGGAAATTCGACGATCGCGTATGGCTTGATATTTCGGGCCAGGCTGCTCCGGCCATTGCCTATATTCTACGGCGATACGACACGGCCAAAATCATGTTCGGTTCGGATTGGCCTTTCTACCCGCTTTCCGTCATGGTGGCCCGAAGTCTGGTGGCGACGGAATCGTGTCCTTCCCTGCGCGAGCGGTTCTTCAGTGGCAACGCGAAAGCACTACTGGGATTGGCCTAA
- a CDS encoding PQQ-binding-like beta-propeller repeat protein yields the protein MSLKYVIVGFFVIGGVLGFVSGRAARAADRPQWGERHSRNMVSGETGLPVSFDPKTGDHILWSAPLGDHGYCSAAVVAGGKVLIGANNARPRDPKHQGDRGVLLCLNEKDGSLCWQLVVPRIAEDYRMDWPEIALCSPPTVEGDRLYVLTNRYEVACLDLAGLANGNDGPYKDEGRHMAPQDQPAMEPGPTDADILWLFDIPAEVGIYMHDSAFSSILLDGPYLYLNTCNGVDNPSHKFVQKPDAASLIVLDKESGKLVAKENEGMARQMFHATWSSPALGEAAGRRLVFFGGPDGVCHAFKALDSPIPKEIRMLEPVWRFDYDPTAPKENLGQYVKNTKESPSGMLAMPVFHNNRVYLAVGGDIWWGKRQAWLKCVDATQQGDVTKTAERWSYSLQRHTVSTPAVYNGLVFAADCAGMLHCVDAETGQGYWTHEVGREIWGSPLAADGKVYIGDLSGAFAVLAADKTKNLLATIQFDDAIPSTATAANGVLYVSTLTRLYAIK from the coding sequence ATGTCTTTGAAATATGTCATTGTGGGCTTTTTTGTAATAGGCGGGGTGTTGGGTTTCGTTTCCGGCCGGGCGGCACGGGCGGCGGATCGTCCGCAATGGGGCGAACGGCATTCGCGGAACATGGTGTCGGGCGAGACGGGGCTTCCCGTATCTTTCGATCCGAAGACGGGCGATCATATTCTTTGGTCGGCGCCGTTGGGCGATCACGGGTATTGCAGCGCAGCCGTTGTCGCCGGCGGCAAGGTTCTGATCGGCGCCAACAACGCCCGGCCGCGCGATCCGAAACATCAGGGCGACCGGGGCGTGTTGCTTTGTCTGAACGAAAAGGACGGAAGCCTGTGCTGGCAACTCGTCGTGCCCCGCATCGCCGAGGATTACCGCATGGATTGGCCGGAAATCGCCCTGTGCAGTCCGCCGACGGTCGAAGGCGATCGACTCTACGTCCTTACCAACCGCTACGAAGTGGCCTGCCTCGATTTGGCCGGTCTTGCGAACGGCAACGACGGTCCCTATAAAGACGAAGGTCGGCACATGGCCCCTCAAGACCAACCAGCCATGGAACCGGGTCCTACCGATGCCGACATCCTCTGGCTTTTCGATATTCCCGCCGAAGTGGGAATCTACATGCACGATTCGGCCTTTTCATCCATTCTTTTAGATGGTCCTTACTTGTATCTCAACACCTGCAATGGAGTGGACAATCCATCACACAAATTTGTACAAAAGCCCGATGCAGCCAGTTTGATTGTCCTTGACAAGGAATCGGGCAAGTTGGTGGCCAAGGAAAATGAGGGCATGGCAAGGCAAATGTTTCATGCCACATGGTCATCGCCCGCGCTGGGTGAAGCGGCCGGACGGCGGCTCGTGTTTTTTGGCGGGCCGGATGGCGTGTGCCATGCCTTCAAGGCGCTTGATTCGCCAATCCCGAAAGAAATCCGCATGCTCGAACCGGTCTGGAGATTCGACTACGATCCCACCGCTCCAAAAGAAAATCTTGGGCAATATGTGAAAAATACGAAGGAAAGTCCGAGCGGAATGCTGGCGATGCCGGTTTTCCATAACAACCGAGTCTACTTGGCCGTGGGCGGCGATATCTGGTGGGGTAAACGCCAAGCATGGCTGAAGTGTGTTGACGCCACGCAGCAGGGCGACGTCACGAAGACGGCGGAGCGATGGTCCTATTCGCTGCAACGCCATACCGTCTCTACGCCCGCCGTTTACAACGGGCTTGTGTTCGCGGCCGATTGCGCGGGGATGCTGCATTGCGTTGACGCCGAAACCGGCCAGGGATATTGGACGCACGAAGTCGGCAGGGAAATCTGGGGCTCGCCGTTGGCGGCCGACGGCAAGGTTTACATCGGGGATCTGAGCGGGGCCTTCGCCGTCCTTGCCGCCGACAAGACGAAAAATCTTCTTGCGACGATTCAGTTCGACGACGCCATCCCCAGCACGGCCACGGCCGCCAATGGCGTGCTATACGTTTCGACCTTGACACGACTTTATGCGATAAAATGA
- a CDS encoding sugar ABC transporter permease, with protein MQARGYFRREFYAGYAFASPWFIGFLVFGGGPILFSLFMSFCEYDVLSPPKFVGLKNYTTMFVDDPLFYKSLWNTVFMAMGIPLGMLVSLAIAMLLNYEVKGMAVYRTFFYLPAIMPAVAASILWIWIFNPQQGILNALLAKAGIAGPAWLQNQYWSKPSLILMGLWGAGAGMIVWLAGLKGIPKHLYEAAEIDGAGRFRRFTSITLPMLSPYILFNLIMGIIGTFQIFTQAFIMTQGGPVDSTLFYAYLLFNNAFRYMKMGYASALAWVLFGIILTLTVIQLRLSKRWVHYESET; from the coding sequence ATGCAGGCGCGCGGATATTTCCGCCGGGAATTTTATGCGGGATATGCCTTTGCCTCGCCGTGGTTCATTGGATTTCTTGTATTCGGCGGGGGGCCGATCCTCTTTTCGTTGTTCATGAGTTTTTGCGAATACGATGTGCTGTCGCCGCCGAAATTCGTTGGATTGAAAAACTACACGACCATGTTCGTTGACGATCCGCTTTTCTACAAGTCGCTTTGGAACACGGTGTTCATGGCGATGGGTATCCCGTTGGGCATGTTGGTCAGCCTGGCCATTGCGATGCTGCTGAACTACGAGGTCAAGGGAATGGCCGTGTACCGGACGTTTTTTTATCTGCCGGCTATCATGCCCGCCGTGGCGGCCTCCATTTTGTGGATATGGATTTTCAATCCGCAGCAGGGCATATTGAACGCGTTGCTGGCCAAGGCGGGCATCGCCGGGCCGGCGTGGCTTCAAAACCAGTATTGGTCTAAACCCTCGCTGATCCTGATGGGGCTTTGGGGCGCGGGCGCCGGCATGATTGTGTGGCTGGCCGGGTTGAAGGGAATTCCGAAACACCTGTACGAGGCGGCGGAGATAGACGGCGCCGGGCGTTTTCGTCGGTTTACGAGCATCACCCTGCCGATGTTGAGTCCCTATATCCTGTTCAACCTGATCATGGGCATCATCGGCACGTTTCAGATTTTCACGCAAGCGTTCATCATGACGCAGGGCGGGCCGGTTGACTCCACGCTTTTTTACGCGTATCTGCTGTTCAACAACGCGTTTCGATACATGAAGATGGGGTATGCGTCGGCGCTGGCTTGGGTGCTTTTCGGGATTATCCTCACGTTGACCGTGATTCAACTGCGCTTGTCGAAACGATGGGTCCATTATGAATCGGAAACGTAA
- a CDS encoding ABC transporter permease subunit, which produces MMRRIGRLERIARRLLLHAVLIGGSIVFAIPFIWLGSTSAKVADEMYPPRWLPQIPPRVVQSPYIQLRVNEKAEKPSRVTEENWKRMAAPIQTAITSRLVELSPALPEFFRPYLHEPDWAEGVFARLLKRMPDEVFEKSEEDAAAWFVKNLDADLAAEVFDAVYRRVAFSDVVFHGWDVRVEQPTDQNKFPWRIERGDVELVTRTEGLRRPAQEANYSFREQDTFVLGTILPLEMKPENLKKIVVSNHADRSWHELRLTVEMNGRKYCSAQAGFLGSDRWQDITWQFASDDDKSIKMKTWLRLDEAGPSSFNEPGKVKLTLECRQAKGFKAAWNKYMNNYRDALRMVPLWAYVKNSLILVVLNIAGQLLGSSLVAFSFARLRWPARDFCFMLVLATLMIPAQVTMIPVFLIFKSLGWYNTLKPLWVGSFFGSAFYIFLLRQFMKGIPSDLEDGAKIDGCGYLGIYAWIIVPLIKPALAAIAIFTFMGTWNDFMGPLIYLNDQRLYPLSLGLFALQVFQLGNYGLMMAASVLMTLPVIALFFAAQRHFIQGVTLTGIKG; this is translated from the coding sequence ATGATGAGACGGATTGGCAGACTGGAGCGGATTGCACGGCGGCTTTTGTTGCATGCCGTACTGATTGGCGGTTCGATCGTCTTCGCCATACCCTTTATATGGCTGGGAAGCACGAGCGCCAAGGTGGCGGATGAAATGTACCCGCCGCGCTGGTTGCCGCAGATTCCCCCGCGTGTCGTGCAGTCACCGTATATCCAGTTGCGCGTGAACGAAAAAGCCGAAAAACCTTCACGCGTCACGGAGGAAAACTGGAAACGCATGGCGGCGCCCATCCAAACGGCCATCACGTCGCGGTTAGTTGAATTGAGTCCGGCCCTGCCGGAGTTTTTCCGGCCATACCTTCACGAACCGGACTGGGCGGAGGGTGTTTTCGCACGGCTGCTCAAGCGCATGCCGGACGAGGTGTTCGAGAAATCGGAGGAGGACGCGGCGGCATGGTTCGTCAAGAACCTCGACGCGGATCTGGCGGCGGAAGTGTTCGATGCCGTGTACCGTCGCGTGGCCTTTTCCGACGTCGTGTTTCACGGGTGGGATGTCCGTGTCGAGCAGCCCACCGACCAAAACAAATTCCCATGGCGCATTGAACGCGGCGACGTTGAGTTAGTTACGCGGACCGAGGGGCTTCGCCGTCCAGCACAGGAAGCGAATTACTCGTTCCGTGAGCAGGACACCTTTGTGCTGGGGACCATACTGCCGCTCGAAATGAAGCCTGAAAATCTCAAAAAAATAGTGGTGAGCAACCATGCGGATCGCTCGTGGCATGAATTGCGCCTGACCGTCGAAATGAACGGGCGGAAGTATTGTTCCGCGCAGGCGGGTTTCCTTGGAAGCGACCGCTGGCAGGATATCACATGGCAGTTCGCGAGCGACGACGATAAGTCCATCAAGATGAAGACATGGCTGCGTCTCGATGAGGCGGGACCGTCTTCGTTCAACGAACCGGGAAAGGTAAAACTCACGCTTGAATGCCGCCAGGCGAAGGGATTCAAGGCCGCCTGGAACAAATACATGAACAACTACCGCGATGCCTTGCGGATGGTTCCGCTCTGGGCCTATGTAAAAAACAGCCTTATCTTGGTTGTGCTGAACATCGCGGGGCAATTGCTGGGATCGTCGTTGGTCGCTTTCTCGTTTGCCCGGCTCCGCTGGCCCGCGCGCGATTTTTGTTTCATGCTGGTGCTCGCGACGCTCATGATTCCCGCGCAGGTCACGATGATACCGGTGTTCCTGATATTCAAATCGCTTGGCTGGTACAACACGTTGAAGCCGCTGTGGGTCGGTTCGTTTTTCGGGAGCGCGTTCTACATTTTCCTGCTTCGGCAATTCATGAAGGGCATTCCTTCCGACCTAGAAGACGGGGCCAAAATAGACGGGTGCGGTTATCTCGGCATCTATGCGTGGATCATCGTGCCGTTGATCAAACCGGCGCTGGCGGCCATCGCCATTTTCACGTTCATGGGCACTTGGAACGATTTCATGGGGCCGCTGATTTATCTCAACGATCAGCGCCTTTATCCGTTAAGCCTGGGCTTGTTCGCCTTGCAGGTTTTCCAACTTGGAAACTATGGCCTGATGATGGCCGCATCGGTGCTGATGACCCTGCCCGTGATAGCGCTTTTCTTCGCCGCCCAGCGCCATTTCATTCAGGGCGTGACCCTGACGGGAATCAAAGGGTGA
- a CDS encoding transposase family protein, giving the protein MQVTTILNQVEKHKGFVFGKARLVKDSTEREAIEVPVRPRQGSRGICSGCGRRGGTYDHLPERRFAFVPLWGFAVMLVYAMRRVDCPTCGPTVETVPWAGGKSPVTRSLALFLASWAKLLSWQEVARRFRVNWRQVYASVRYVVIGV; this is encoded by the coding sequence ATGCAAGTCACTACGATACTCAATCAGGTCGAGAAGCACAAAGGTTTTGTATTCGGGAAGGCGCGCCTGGTGAAGGACAGTACAGAAAGAGAGGCTATTGAAGTGCCGGTACGGCCGAGACAGGGCAGCAGGGGGATTTGCTCGGGCTGCGGGCGACGTGGCGGTACGTATGACCATTTGCCGGAGCGTCGGTTTGCCTTCGTGCCGCTGTGGGGATTTGCGGTGATGCTGGTGTATGCGATGCGCCGGGTGGATTGCCCGACTTGCGGGCCGACAGTCGAAACGGTTCCTTGGGCCGGGGGGAAGTCGCCCGTCACGCGGTCGCTGGCGCTGTTTCTGGCGAGTTGGGCAAAACTGCTGTCGTGGCAGGAGGTCGCGCGTCGGTTTCGCGTGAATTGGCGCCAAGTGTATGCATCGGTCCGGTACGTGGTGATTGGGGTTTGA